Sequence from the Kineosporia succinea genome:
GCCCGGACGCGGGCTCGCCCTCACCGCGCTCGACGACCACCCCGTTCTCGATGCGCAGCCAGGCCGGGCCGTCCTGCCGAACACCGTCGACCAGCCGCCGGATCGCGAAAACGCCGTTCACGCCACGACCTCCAGACCCAGAAGAGCGGCGCCGACCGCGGCGGCGGCATCACCGTGCGCCGCCGCCACCAGTTCGGGAAGCCGTAACCCGGGCAACCGCCGGGCCAGTTCGGTGCTCAGCGGTTCGATCAGCTGGCGGCCGGCCAGGGCCAGACCGCCGCCGATCACGATCACCGACGGCGCGACCGTGGCGCTCAGCCCGGCCAGCGCGTCGGCCAGCACGGTGACGGTCTCGTTCCAGACCTGCTGCGAGGTCTCGCTCCCGCGGGCCGCGGCCGAGGCCACGTCCCGGGCGCTGGCCACCCCGGCGCGCAGGGCGGTGGCCCGGGCCGAGGCCACCTCCTCGAGGCGCTGCCCGGCGAAATCGCCCGAGGTGATGAGCAGCTGGCCGATCTCCCCGGCCCAGCCCCCGGAGACCAGGGGCTTGCCGTCGATCAGCACCGCCGCCGCGATCCCGGTGCCGACGGGGAGGAAGGCGACCACGCCGTCCACCCCCTGCGCGGCACCGGTGCGGGCCTCCGCGACGCCACCGGCGCGCACGTCGTGCGACAGCGCGACGTTCACCCCGAGCCGCTCGGACAGCAGGTCCCGCATCGGCAGATCACGCCAGCCCAGGTTGACGCTGACCACGGCCAGGCCGTGGTCCTCGTCC
This genomic interval carries:
- a CDS encoding ROK family protein, whose translation is MSATARAVGIDVGGTSVKGVLLGDDGSILAVHRLPTPSPDPTGKGVVETVAAVRDALTGDHALPVGVALPGVVDEDHGLAVVSVNLGWRDLPMRDLLSERLGVNVALSHDVRAGGVAEARTGAAQGVDGVVAFLPVGTGIAAAVLIDGKPLVSGGWAGEIGQLLITSGDFAGQRLEEVASARATALRAGVASARDVASAAARGSETSQQVWNETVTVLADALAGLSATVAPSVIVIGGGLALAGRQLIEPLSTELARRLPGLRLPELVAAAHGDAAAAVGAALLGLEVVA